Proteins encoded within one genomic window of Streptomyces sp. NBC_01314:
- the pepN gene encoding aminopeptidase N: MPGENLSRDEAQERAALLSVDGYEVSLDLRSAVGDSGGPGGEPRTFRSVTTIRFRCADPGAGSFADLIAPSVTAVSLNGKDLDPSEVFDGTRIALDDLAAENELVVDAQCAYSRTGEGLHRFVDPEDGEIYLYTQYEPADSRRVFANFEQPDLKAPFRFEVRAPQGWVVWSNGVGEQTDGVWRFAETKPISTYITAVVAGPYHYVTDSYERVFEDGTRLEIPLGAMCRKGLAPYFDSDDVFLITKQGLDFFHDHFDYPYPFGKYDQAFVPEYNLGAMENPGLVTFREEFIFRGKVTRASYERRANVVLHEMAHMWFGDLVTMVWWDDLWLKESFADFMGSFSMVEATRFTNGWVTFANNRKSWAYRADQLPSTHPVTADIRDLEDAKLNFDGITYAKGASVLKQLVAYVGREAFLEGARRYFKRNAYGNTKLGDLLSVLEDTSGRDMVSWSRAWLQTAGVNSLTPQVLLDPEGRIDELAVVQEAAESHPELRPHRVAIGLYRRNGEGGPLERYARAEVDVDGPRTVVGELAGAGAPELVLVNDDDLTYCKIRFDAGSLDTLRAGLGDLSDPLARALCWSALWNLTRDALLPARDFVDLVLRFAGRESDIGVLQMLHAWAGSALTHYAAPEWREAGGRLLAEGASRELRAAEAGSQHQLTWARFYASVASGEGDLAVLQELLAGTATVDGLDIDQELRWAFLEPLATHGVADERVLAAELARDDTASGKRHQVRCLAARPSAAVKAQAWASVVESDTLSNALVEATITGFTRPSQRELVAPYAARYFEVIERVWAERSIQIGMDVVRGLFPSLQDSQGTLDATDAWLAAHEEAAPALRRLVVEARDDLARGLRGQACDAAAGSEATTVG, from the coding sequence GTGCCCGGTGAGAATCTGTCCCGCGACGAGGCCCAGGAGCGGGCCGCACTGCTGTCCGTCGACGGTTACGAGGTCTCCCTCGACCTGCGGTCGGCCGTCGGCGACTCGGGTGGCCCCGGCGGCGAGCCGCGCACCTTCCGCTCGGTGACCACGATCCGCTTCCGCTGCGCCGACCCGGGCGCCGGCAGCTTCGCCGATCTGATCGCGCCGAGTGTGACGGCCGTCTCCCTCAACGGCAAGGATCTCGACCCGAGCGAGGTCTTCGACGGCACCCGGATCGCCCTGGACGACCTGGCCGCCGAGAACGAGCTGGTGGTCGACGCCCAGTGCGCCTACTCCCGCACCGGCGAGGGCCTGCACCGCTTCGTCGACCCCGAGGACGGCGAGATCTACCTCTACACCCAGTACGAGCCGGCCGACTCCCGCCGGGTCTTCGCCAACTTCGAGCAGCCGGACCTCAAGGCCCCCTTCCGCTTCGAGGTGCGCGCGCCTCAGGGGTGGGTCGTGTGGAGCAACGGGGTCGGCGAGCAGACGGACGGGGTGTGGCGGTTCGCGGAGACGAAGCCGATCTCGACGTACATCACGGCGGTCGTCGCGGGCCCGTACCACTACGTGACGGACTCCTACGAGCGGGTCTTCGAGGACGGTACGCGGCTGGAGATCCCCCTCGGCGCGATGTGCCGCAAGGGGCTCGCCCCCTACTTCGACTCCGACGACGTCTTCCTGATCACCAAGCAGGGCCTGGACTTCTTCCACGACCACTTCGACTACCCGTACCCGTTCGGGAAGTACGACCAGGCGTTCGTGCCCGAGTACAACCTCGGCGCGATGGAGAACCCGGGACTCGTCACGTTCCGCGAGGAGTTCATCTTCCGGGGCAAGGTCACGCGGGCGTCGTACGAGCGGCGGGCGAACGTCGTCCTGCACGAGATGGCGCACATGTGGTTCGGCGACCTCGTGACCATGGTGTGGTGGGACGACCTGTGGCTGAAGGAGTCCTTCGCCGACTTCATGGGCTCCTTCTCGATGGTCGAGGCGACCCGCTTCACCAACGGCTGGGTCACCTTCGCCAACAACCGCAAGTCCTGGGCGTACCGCGCCGACCAGCTGCCCTCCACCCACCCCGTCACGGCCGACATCCGTGACCTGGAGGACGCGAAGCTCAACTTCGACGGCATCACGTACGCCAAGGGCGCGTCCGTGCTCAAGCAGTTGGTGGCGTACGTGGGGCGGGAGGCCTTCCTGGAGGGCGCCCGGCGCTACTTCAAGCGGAACGCGTACGGCAACACGAAGCTGGGTGACCTGCTGTCGGTCCTGGAGGACACCAGCGGGCGGGACATGGTGTCCTGGTCGCGGGCCTGGCTCCAGACGGCGGGGGTCAACTCCCTCACTCCGCAGGTGCTGCTCGACCCCGAGGGCCGGATCGACGAGCTGGCCGTGGTGCAGGAGGCGGCCGAGTCGCACCCCGAGCTGCGGCCGCACCGGGTGGCGATCGGCCTGTACCGGCGCAATGGCGAAGGGGGCCCGCTGGAGCGGTACGCGCGGGCCGAGGTGGACGTCGACGGGCCGCGTACGGTCGTGGGTGAGCTGGCCGGGGCCGGGGCGCCCGAGCTGGTGCTGGTCAACGACGACGACCTGACGTACTGCAAGATCCGTTTCGACGCGGGGTCGCTGGACACGCTGCGGGCCGGGCTCGGGGACCTCTCCGACCCGCTGGCCCGGGCGCTGTGCTGGTCGGCGCTGTGGAACCTGACCCGGGACGCGCTGCTGCCGGCGCGGGACTTCGTCGACCTCGTGCTGCGGTTCGCGGGACGGGAGTCCGACATCGGGGTGCTCCAGATGCTGCACGCGTGGGCCGGCTCGGCGCTCACGCACTACGCGGCGCCGGAGTGGCGGGAGGCCGGGGGCCGGCTGCTGGCGGAGGGCGCGTCGCGTGAGCTGCGGGCGGCCGAAGCGGGCAGTCAGCACCAGCTGACGTGGGCCCGTTTCTACGCCTCGGTGGCGTCGGGCGAGGGCGATCTGGCGGTGCTGCAGGAGCTGTTGGCGGGGACCGCGACGGTCGACGGGCTGGACATCGACCAGGAGCTGCGGTGGGCCTTCCTGGAGCCGCTGGCCACGCACGGGGTCGCCGACGAGAGGGTGCTGGCGGCGGAGCTGGCGCGCGACGACACGGCTTCCGGGAAGCGGCATCAGGTGCGCTGCCTGGCGGCGCGGCCGTCCGCGGCGGTCAAGGCGCAGGCGTGGGCGTCGGTCGTGGAGTCGGACACCCTGTCCAACGCGTTGGTCGAGGCGACGATCACGGGGTTCACCCGGCCGTCCCAGCGGGAGTTGGTGGCGCCGTACGCCGCCAGGTACTTCGAGGTGATCGAGCGGGTGTGGGCCGAGCGGTCCATCCAGATCGGGATGGATGTGGTGCGGGGGCTGTTCCCGTCGCTGCAGGACTCCCAGGGGACGTTGGACGCGACGGACGCGTGGCTGGCCGCGCACGAGGAGGCGGCACCGGCGTTGCGGAGGCTGGTGGTCGAGGCTCGGGACGACCTGGCCCGGGGCCTGCGGGGGCAGGCGTGCGACGCGGCGGCCGGGTCGGAAGCGACGACTGTGGGGTAA
- a CDS encoding DsbA family protein, with translation MSEQISGKTPVDFWFDPLCPWAWMTSRWVLEVEKVRDIEVRWHVMSLAVLNEPKIDELPEEYRELLQTKAWGPVRIVIAAQQEHGAEVLGDLYTAIGTRAHNLGQGIEKDVVAAAVAEVGLPESLMDHWDSTPYDAELRASHKEGIDKVGQDVGTPVIAVPGADGEQIAFFGPVVTPAPKGEEAAKLWDGTLLVASVPGFYELKRTRSKGPDFSNLV, from the coding sequence ATGTCCGAGCAGATCTCCGGCAAGACCCCCGTCGACTTCTGGTTCGACCCGCTGTGCCCGTGGGCCTGGATGACCTCGCGGTGGGTCCTGGAGGTCGAGAAGGTCCGGGACATCGAGGTCCGCTGGCATGTGATGAGCCTCGCGGTGCTGAACGAGCCCAAGATCGACGAGCTGCCCGAGGAGTACCGCGAGCTGCTGCAGACCAAGGCTTGGGGGCCGGTACGGATCGTCATAGCCGCCCAGCAGGAGCACGGCGCCGAGGTCCTCGGTGACCTCTACACCGCGATCGGCACGCGCGCGCACAACCTGGGCCAGGGCATAGAGAAGGACGTCGTCGCCGCCGCGGTGGCCGAGGTCGGGCTGCCCGAGTCCCTCATGGACCACTGGGACTCCACCCCGTACGACGCCGAGCTGCGCGCCTCCCACAAGGAGGGCATCGACAAGGTCGGCCAGGACGTCGGCACCCCCGTCATCGCCGTCCCCGGCGCCGACGGCGAGCAGATCGCCTTCTTCGGCCCGGTCGTCACCCCCGCCCCCAAGGGCGAGGAAGCCGCCAAGCTCTGGGACGGCACCCTCCTCGTGGCCTCGGTCCCCGGCTTCTACGAACTCAAGCGCACCCGCAGCAAGGGCCCGGACTTCAGCAACCTGGTCTGA
- a CDS encoding superoxide dismutase, whose amino-acid sequence MPVYTLPELPYDYSALAPVISPEIIELHHDKHHAAYVKGANDTLDQLAEARDKESWGAINGLEKSLAFHLSGHILHSIYWQNMTGDGGGEPLAADGVGDLAEAVAESFGSFAGFKGQLTKAAATTQGSGWGVLAYEPLSGRLIVEQVYDHQGNVGQGATPILVFDAWEHAFYLQYKNQKVDFIDAMWAVVDWQDVAKRHAAAKSRADALLLAP is encoded by the coding sequence ATGCCCGTCTACACGCTCCCGGAACTGCCGTACGACTACTCGGCGCTCGCGCCCGTGATCAGCCCCGAGATCATCGAGCTGCACCACGACAAGCACCACGCGGCGTACGTCAAGGGAGCCAACGACACGCTCGACCAGCTCGCGGAAGCGCGCGACAAGGAGTCGTGGGGCGCGATCAACGGCCTGGAGAAGAGCCTGGCCTTCCATCTCTCCGGCCACATCCTGCACTCCATCTACTGGCAGAACATGACCGGTGACGGCGGCGGAGAACCACTGGCCGCGGACGGCGTGGGCGACCTGGCGGAGGCCGTCGCCGAGTCCTTCGGTTCGTTCGCGGGCTTCAAGGGACAGCTGACCAAGGCCGCCGCCACCACCCAGGGCTCCGGCTGGGGCGTACTGGCGTACGAGCCGCTCAGCGGGCGCCTCATCGTCGAGCAGGTCTACGACCACCAGGGCAACGTCGGCCAGGGCGCCACCCCGATCCTCGTCTTCGACGCCTGGGAGCACGCCTTCTACCTGCAGTACAAGAACCAGAAGGTCGACTTCATCGACGCCATGTGGGCCGTCGTCGACTGGCAGGACGTGGCCAAGCGCCACGCCGCCGCCAAGTCCCGCGCGGATGCGCTGCTGCTCGCCCCCTGA
- a CDS encoding TauD/TfdA dioxygenase family protein, with the protein MSLDIQKVTANIGARVSGVDISKPLDEETVAALREALNVHKALVFDDVDLDDETHQAFVRHFGDITTAHPTVAAVDGAANVLPVDSERGRANHWHTDVTFVLNPPQATTLRSITIPPYGGETLIANSAAAYRDLPEPLRRLADGLWAEHTNDYDYAVPDEEIDAERAEQRARFTSIKYRTAHPVVRVHPLTGERGLFIGGFAQRIVGLSLGESRKLLDLLQSYVTRPENVLRHRWSENQLVVFDNRVTQHYAIDNYDGLPRRLHRVTVAGDVPAGIEGRESHSIEGDASHYTSVAARQEAVSVAA; encoded by the coding sequence ATGTCCCTCGACATCCAGAAGGTCACCGCCAACATCGGTGCCCGTGTCTCCGGCGTCGACATCTCCAAGCCCCTCGACGAGGAGACGGTCGCGGCCCTGCGCGAGGCCCTCAACGTCCACAAGGCGCTCGTCTTCGACGACGTGGACCTCGACGACGAGACCCACCAGGCCTTCGTCCGCCACTTCGGCGACATCACCACCGCCCACCCGACGGTGGCCGCCGTGGACGGTGCCGCGAACGTCCTGCCCGTGGACAGCGAGCGGGGGCGCGCCAACCACTGGCACACCGATGTCACGTTCGTCCTCAACCCGCCGCAGGCCACCACCCTGCGCAGCATCACGATCCCGCCCTACGGCGGCGAGACCCTGATCGCGAACTCGGCGGCGGCCTACCGGGACCTGCCCGAGCCGCTGCGGCGGCTGGCCGACGGCCTGTGGGCCGAGCACACCAACGACTACGACTACGCGGTACCCGACGAGGAGATCGACGCGGAGCGGGCCGAGCAGCGCGCCCGGTTCACCTCGATCAAGTACCGCACGGCCCACCCGGTCGTCCGCGTCCACCCGTTGACCGGTGAACGCGGCCTGTTCATCGGCGGGTTCGCGCAGCGGATCGTGGGCCTGTCCCTCGGCGAGTCCCGCAAGCTCCTCGACCTGCTCCAGTCGTACGTGACCCGGCCGGAGAACGTGTTGCGCCACCGCTGGTCGGAGAACCAGCTCGTCGTCTTCGACAACCGCGTCACCCAGCACTACGCCATCGACAACTACGACGGCCTGCCGCGCCGACTGCACCGGGTGACCGTCGCCGGGGACGTGCCGGCGGGCATCGAGGGCAGGGAGAGCCACTCGATCGAGGGGGACGCCTCGCACTACACGTCCGTGGCCGCACGGCAGGAGGCCGTCTCCGTGGCCGCCTAG
- a CDS encoding LLM class flavin-dependent oxidoreductase encodes MTSRQLHLNAFLMNTGHHEASWRLPESDPYAHVELDHYVRLARIAERGTFDSLFLADGPQLWGSVGQRPAGALEPLTLLTALATATEHIGLIATASTSYNSPYNLARKFASLDILSGGRAGWNIVTTAGAEAARNFGLDAEPAHAQRYARASEFLDVALKLWDSWEDDAIVADKASGVWGDDTKIHPPRHKGTYFSVEGPLNVPRSPQGYPLLVQAGSSEDGKTFAARYAEAVFTAQQTIEDAQAFYADLKSRTAAVGRDPEHIKVLPGIVPVLGSTEAEARAAERVLEDHIVYTHGVGGLERLLQLEPGTLELDAPLPDGLPPESTIEGAKSRYTLVVELARRDRLTVRELIGRLGGGRGHLTFAGTPEQVADKIETWFTRGAADGFNIMPAVLPSGLDAFVDHVVPILRTRGLLRTEYGPRRTLRDRYGLPRPANQHVSASAPALV; translated from the coding sequence GTGACATCGAGACAGCTCCATCTCAACGCCTTCCTGATGAACACCGGCCACCACGAGGCGTCGTGGCGGCTGCCGGAGTCCGACCCGTACGCGCACGTCGAGCTGGACCACTATGTGCGGCTGGCCCGGATCGCGGAGCGCGGCACGTTCGACTCGCTCTTCCTGGCCGACGGGCCGCAGCTGTGGGGCAGCGTGGGCCAGCGTCCGGCGGGCGCCCTGGAACCGCTCACCCTGCTGACCGCGCTGGCGACGGCCACCGAGCACATCGGTCTGATCGCCACCGCCTCCACGTCCTACAACTCCCCCTACAACCTGGCCCGCAAGTTCGCCTCGCTCGACATCCTCAGCGGCGGCCGGGCCGGCTGGAACATCGTCACCACCGCCGGCGCGGAGGCCGCCCGGAACTTCGGTCTCGACGCCGAGCCCGCGCACGCCCAGCGGTACGCGCGGGCCTCCGAGTTCCTCGACGTGGCCCTGAAGCTCTGGGACAGCTGGGAGGACGACGCGATCGTCGCCGACAAGGCGTCCGGTGTCTGGGGCGACGACACGAAGATCCATCCGCCCCGGCACAAGGGGACGTACTTCAGTGTCGAGGGTCCGCTCAACGTCCCCCGCTCGCCCCAGGGTTACCCGCTGCTCGTGCAGGCGGGGTCGAGCGAGGACGGCAAGACGTTCGCGGCCCGGTACGCGGAGGCCGTGTTCACCGCGCAGCAGACCATCGAGGACGCGCAGGCCTTCTACGCCGACCTCAAGTCTCGTACGGCGGCGGTCGGCCGGGACCCCGAGCACATCAAGGTGCTGCCCGGGATCGTCCCCGTACTGGGGTCGACGGAGGCCGAGGCGCGGGCGGCCGAGCGGGTCCTGGAGGACCACATCGTGTACACGCACGGGGTGGGCGGTCTGGAGCGGCTGCTGCAACTGGAGCCGGGCACCCTGGAGTTGGACGCCCCACTGCCCGACGGTCTGCCGCCGGAGAGCACGATCGAGGGCGCCAAGAGCCGCTACACGCTCGTCGTCGAGCTGGCCCGGCGCGACCGGCTCACCGTGCGGGAGCTGATCGGTCGGCTGGGCGGCGGGCGCGGGCACCTCACCTTCGCCGGGACGCCCGAGCAGGTCGCCGACAAGATCGAGACCTGGTTCACGCGGGGTGCCGCCGACGGCTTCAACATCATGCCCGCGGTCCTGCCGTCCGGCCTCGACGCCTTCGTCGACCACGTCGTCCCGATACTGCGCACCCGCGGTCTGCTCCGCACCGAGTACGGGCCGCGCCGGACCCTGCGGGACCGCTACGGCCTGCCGCGCCCCGCCAACCAGCACGTCAGTGCGTCCGCACCCGCCCTCGTCTGA
- a CDS encoding ABC transporter ATP-binding protein — protein MATHAEQLTNTGRPTATEPGTATATGTRPTVQLRELTRSFDGRKVLDGIDLDIPAGQFVALLGHSGSGKSTLLRAVAGLDHEVVGSGRLTAPARVSVVFQDSRLLPWRRVLDNVLLGAEGKEAADRGREALAEVGLKGRERAWPNELSGGEAQRAALARSLVRDPELLLADEPFGALDALTRIRMHTLLRQLWEHHKPSVLLVTHDVDEAIVLADRVLVLEQGRIGLDLTIDRPHPRSYRDPLLGEYRERLLAALGVTEDHR, from the coding sequence ATGGCGACGCACGCTGAGCAGCTGACGAACACCGGGCGGCCGACCGCCACCGAGCCCGGGACAGCCACGGCCACGGGCACCCGGCCCACCGTGCAACTCCGGGAACTCACACGGTCGTTCGACGGGCGCAAGGTCCTCGACGGCATCGACCTCGACATCCCCGCCGGGCAGTTCGTGGCCCTGCTCGGGCACAGCGGCTCCGGCAAGAGCACGCTGCTGCGGGCGGTCGCCGGGCTCGACCACGAGGTGGTGGGCAGCGGCCGGCTCACCGCGCCGGCCCGGGTGTCCGTGGTCTTCCAAGACTCCCGGCTGCTGCCCTGGCGCCGCGTCCTCGACAACGTGCTGCTCGGCGCGGAGGGCAAGGAGGCCGCCGACCGGGGCCGCGAGGCGCTCGCCGAGGTGGGTCTGAAGGGCCGCGAGCGCGCCTGGCCGAACGAGCTGTCCGGCGGCGAGGCCCAGCGCGCGGCACTGGCCCGCTCCCTCGTCCGCGATCCCGAACTGCTGCTGGCCGACGAGCCGTTCGGCGCCCTGGACGCGCTCACCCGGATCAGGATGCACACCCTGCTCAGGCAGCTGTGGGAGCACCACAAGCCCTCCGTCCTGCTCGTCACCCACGACGTCGACGAGGCGATCGTGCTCGCCGACCGGGTCCTGGTGCTCGAACAGGGCCGCATCGGCCTCGACCTGACCATCGACCGTCCGCACCCGCGCTCGTACCGGGACCCCCTGCTGGGCGAGTACCGCGAGCGACTGCTGGCCGCACTCGGCGTGACGGAGGACCACCGGTGA
- a CDS encoding ABC transporter permease, with translation MSAATTSAAPVGTTVVGTAALGTVEAVEETSQVRRRRRLSPGKRLPASRLVGPLLFLALWAAASAAGQLDPAAIPAPWTVLETGVRLWTDGTLTTDITTSLQRAGSGFVIGLTAGVALALAAGLSRVGEALIDGTVQLNRAIPTLGLIPLFILWLGIGETFKIAIIAIVVYIPIYLNTHAALAGIDSRFVELAEVQGLSRLQFVRQIVIPGALPGFFVGLRLGVTGSWLGLVVLEQINATNGLGYMMFQAQNYGQSDVILVGLVVYGIFGLISDSAVRLIERRVLSWRRTLSS, from the coding sequence GTGAGCGCCGCGACCACGAGTGCCGCCCCGGTCGGCACGACCGTCGTCGGCACGGCCGCCCTCGGTACGGTCGAGGCCGTCGAGGAGACCTCCCAGGTCCGCAGGCGCCGGCGCCTCTCCCCCGGTAAGCGGCTGCCCGCCTCCCGGCTCGTCGGACCGCTGCTGTTCCTCGCCCTCTGGGCCGCCGCCTCCGCCGCCGGGCAGCTCGATCCGGCGGCGATCCCGGCGCCCTGGACGGTGCTGGAGACAGGCGTCCGTCTGTGGACCGACGGGACGCTGACGACGGACATCACGACCTCGTTGCAGCGGGCCGGATCCGGATTCGTGATCGGGCTGACGGCCGGTGTCGCGCTCGCCCTGGCCGCCGGGCTCAGCCGGGTCGGCGAGGCACTGATCGACGGGACCGTGCAGCTCAACCGGGCGATCCCGACGCTGGGTCTGATCCCGCTGTTCATCCTCTGGCTGGGCATCGGCGAGACCTTCAAGATCGCGATCATCGCCATCGTCGTCTACATCCCGATCTACCTCAACACACATGCCGCGCTGGCCGGGATCGACAGCCGCTTCGTCGAACTCGCCGAGGTCCAGGGCCTGTCGAGGCTCCAGTTCGTCCGGCAGATCGTCATCCCCGGCGCGCTGCCCGGCTTCTTCGTGGGCCTGCGGCTCGGGGTCACCGGCTCCTGGCTGGGCCTGGTCGTGCTGGAGCAGATCAACGCCACCAACGGACTCGGCTACATGATGTTCCAGGCCCAGAACTACGGCCAGAGCGACGTCATCCTCGTCGGCCTGGTCGTCTACGGGATCTTCGGCCTGATCTCCGACAGCGCGGTCCGTCTCATCGAACGGAGGGTGCTGTCATGGCGACGCACGCTGAGCAGCTGA
- a CDS encoding ABC transporter substrate-binding protein yields the protein MSSSAAPGFDRRLFLTSLLGVTAAAAGLSGCADSSAAVARTAADAPLPTKVPAGTSLKIASFQNQQELQLKLAKLDDLPFRVSSWANIGAGPDVINAFRAGSLDVANNAGIPPIQAHYQGYDAKIVAIDVTRKPNYLFATKPGSDLTSVKDFRGKKLAFSQGQAQGVVLLRALKEAGLAYDDAELVPLTSNQFLTALQSGQVDVAPLANQQAPAYLQQYRAKGARTIPTDVVDLLNLLWAPASVLGDSEKVAAVAAYIPYWAKGAVWQYENPDIWNEEFYVKTQNLNLAQAESISELANKPLFPPSWDESIKWEQETADLLAEGGFVKKFDVDSLFDRRFEGIAAKAVPAEYRK from the coding sequence ATGTCTTCTTCCGCCGCGCCCGGTTTCGACCGGCGGCTCTTCCTCACCTCCCTCCTCGGCGTCACGGCCGCGGCGGCCGGGCTCAGCGGCTGCGCCGACAGCAGCGCGGCGGTCGCCCGGACAGCCGCGGACGCGCCGCTGCCCACCAAGGTTCCCGCGGGTACGAGCCTGAAGATCGCCTCCTTCCAGAACCAGCAGGAGTTGCAGCTCAAGCTCGCGAAACTCGACGATCTGCCTTTCAGGGTGAGCAGTTGGGCGAACATCGGCGCGGGCCCCGATGTCATCAACGCCTTCCGCGCGGGTTCGCTGGATGTCGCCAACAACGCGGGAATTCCGCCGATCCAGGCGCATTACCAGGGGTACGACGCGAAGATCGTCGCGATCGACGTCACCCGGAAGCCGAACTATCTCTTCGCCACCAAGCCCGGCAGCGACCTCACCTCGGTCAAGGATTTCCGGGGCAAGAAGCTCGCCTTCTCGCAGGGGCAGGCGCAGGGCGTCGTACTGCTGCGGGCGTTGAAGGAGGCGGGGCTCGCCTACGACGACGCGGAGCTGGTCCCGCTGACCAGCAACCAGTTCCTGACGGCCCTGCAGTCGGGCCAGGTGGACGTCGCTCCGCTCGCCAACCAGCAGGCGCCCGCCTATCTGCAGCAGTACAGGGCCAAGGGCGCCCGCACGATCCCCACCGACGTGGTGGACCTGCTCAACCTGCTGTGGGCGCCGGCCTCCGTGCTGGGCGACTCCGAGAAGGTGGCCGCCGTCGCCGCGTACATCCCGTACTGGGCGAAGGGCGCGGTCTGGCAGTACGAGAACCCGGACATCTGGAACGAGGAGTTCTACGTGAAGACCCAGAACCTGAACCTCGCCCAGGCGGAGTCGATCAGCGAACTCGCCAACAAGCCGCTCTTCCCGCCGAGCTGGGACGAGTCGATCAAGTGGGAGCAGGAGACCGCGGATCTGCTGGCGGAGGGCGGCTTCGTGAAGAAGTTCGACGTCGACTCGCTCTTCGACCGGCGGTTCGAGGGGATCGCGGCGAAGGCCGTGCCCGCGGAGTACCGGAAGTGA